From one Ooceraea biroi isolate clonal line C1 chromosome 7, Obir_v5.4, whole genome shotgun sequence genomic stretch:
- the LOC105285382 gene encoding histone-lysine N-methyltransferase E(z) isoform X3, whose protein sequence is MSKAKVSAEWRKRVKSEYMRLRQMKRYKRADEVKIAWNQNRKSMTELLVTEQKRWMDGKAVSLMIQDIPPHLSCMKKAEITSSDGDVQTCPVKIINAVTPIPTMYTWAPIQQNFMVEDETVLHNIPYMGDEILDQDGTFIEELIKNYDGKVHGDRESGFMDDSIFVELVNALANYEKDDKEKDQIKKGKESLRDQKDNEKKDIDVKSEVKIEKTENGTAMAVPFPSMHIFNAISSMFPDKGRPEELKEKYIELTERSDPNVLPPECTPNIDGVNAKSVPREQTMHSFHTLFCRRCFKYDCFLHRLQVCHPGPNLLKRKGPDLKPFSEPCGTECYMHLDGMKEKLAAQAADIKEEEGDEKRGGPPRKVRKQASVDSGNEASSEDSNDSNKYGQGGSCQDFKQNVNKDSKPEEIMEDQAQPENQTPFTLLGTGGKRIKTESEFSWTGSEQSLFRALHKAFPGNPCALAQIMLTKTCQEVYEFAQKEASDIPAIENLKDFTPPRKKKKKHRLWSMHCRKIQLKKDSEVRNYNSVSTGANHVHNFAPCDHPGRQCDNSCPCIQAQNFCEKFCQCSSECQNRFPGCRCKAQCNTKQCPCYLAVRECDPDLCQTCGADQFHITKISCKNVSVQRGLHKHLLMAPSDVAGWGIFLKESAAKNEFISEYCGEIISQDEADRRGKVYDKYMCSFLFNLNNDFVVDATRKGNKIRFANHSINPNCYAKVMMVNGDHRIGIFAKRAIQPGEELFFDYRYGPTEQLKFVGIEREMEFL, encoded by the exons ATGTCAAAAGCTAAGGTTTCGGCGGAATGGAGGAAGAGGGTGAAGTCTGAGTACATGCGTCTGCGACAAATGAAGCGTTATAAGCGAGCGGACGAAGTCAAAATCGCGTGGAATCAGAATCGCAAAAGTATGACCG AACTTCTTGTGACTGAACAAAAGCGTTGGATGGATGGAAAGGCGGTGTCTCTAATGATACAAGATATTCCACCTCACCTTTCCTGCATGAAGAAAGCTGAAATTACAAGTTCTGACGGCGATGTGCAGACATgtcctgtaaaaataattaacgcagTTACTCCTATTCCAACAATGTACACGTGGGCTCCTATTCAACAGAACTTCATGGTAGAAGATGAAACTGTCTTGCATAATATTCCTTACATGGGTGATGAAATTTTGGATCAGGATGGTACTTTTATTGAAGAACTcatcaaaaattatgatggaAAG gTCCATGGTGACAGAGAATCTGGTTTCATGGACGATTCCATCTTTGTTGAGCTGGTAAATGCTCTGGCAAATTATGAAAAAGACGATAAGGAGAAAGATCAGATAAAGAAGGGAAAGGAATCTTTAAGAGATCAAAAGGACAACGAGAAGAAGGATATTGACGTCAAATCTGAAGTAAAGATAGAAAAGACTGAAAATGGAACGGCAATGGCCGTTCCCTTCCCATCGAtgcatatatttaat GCAATATCAAGCATGTTCCCTGACAAAGGAAGACCCGAGGAATTAAAGGAAAAGTACATTGAATTAACCGAAAGATCTGATCCGAATGTTCTACCACCCGAATGTACGCCCAATATAGACGGCGTGAACGCGAAAAGTGTACCGCGGGAACAGACGATGCACTCGTTCCACACGTTGTTTTGCAGGAGGTGCTTCAAGTACGACTGCTTCTTACATC GTCTTCAAGTTTGCCATCCGGGCCCGAATCTGCTGAAGCGAAAAGGACCCGATTTGAAACCGTTTTCAGAGCCATGCGGGACAGAATGTTACATGCATTTG GATGGAATGAAGGAGAAACTGGCGGCGCAGGCGGCGGATATAAAGGAAGAAGAGGGCGATGAGAAACGCGGTGGGCCACCTAGGAAGGTACGAAAACAGGCGAGCGTGGATTCTGGAAACGAGGCAAGCAGCGAAGACAGCAACGATAGCAATAAGTACGGTCAAGGAGGCAGTTGTCAAG ACTTCAAGCAAAATGTTAACAAAGACTCCAAACCCGAAGAAATAATGGAAGACCAGGCACAGCCGGAGAACCAAACACCTTTCACGCTGTTGGGAACCGGCGGAAAACGCATCAAAACTGAAAGCGAGTTCTCGTGGACGGGCTCCGAGCAGAGCTTGTTCCGAGCTCTCCACAAGGCCTTTCCCGGCAATCCGTGCGCGTTGGCGCAGATCATGTTGACGAAGACCTGCCAGGAGGTGTACGAGTTCGCGCAAAAGGAAGCTTCGGACATTCCCGCTATCGAGAACCTGAAAGACTTCACGCCTCcgcgaaagaagaagaagaagcatcGGTTATGGTCGATGCACTGCCGAAAGATACAGCTCAAGAAAGATTCCG AAGTGCGAAACTACAATTCTGTCTCAACAGGTGCTAATCACGTGCACAACTTTGCGCCGTGCGATCACCCGGGTCGCCAGTGTGACAACTCGTGTCCGTGTATACAGGCGCAGAACTTCTGTGAGAAATTCTGTCAGTGCAGCAGCGAGTGTCAGAATCGGTTCCCCGGCTGCAGATGCAAGGCGCAGTGCAACACGAAACAGTGTCCGTGTTACTTGGCCGTGAGAGAGTGTGATCCCGACCTTTGCCAAACATGCGGCGCTGATCAATTCCACATCACTAAGATATCGTGCAAGAACGTCAGCGTGCAACGAGGTCTCC ACAAGCATCTTCTGATGGCGCCGTCGGACGTAGCGGGTTGGGGAATTTTCTTGAAGGAATCGGCTGCAAAGAATGAGTTTATCTCAGAGTACTGCGGTGAAATTATCAGCCAAGACGAGGCCGACAGGCGAGGAAAGGTGTACGACAAATATATGTGCAGTTTTCTCTTCAATCTTAACAATG ATTTTGTTGTCGACGCGACGAGAAAGGGAAATAAAATCAGATTCGCCAATCACTCGATAAATCCCAATTGTTATGCGAAAGTAATGATGGTGAACGGTGATCACAGGATAGGTATTTTTGCTAAGAGGGCGATCCAACCTGGCgaggaattattttttgattacaG ATACGGACCAACGGAACAACTCAAATTTGTGGGTATCGAACGGGAAATGGAATTTCTTTaa